One window of the Archaeoglobus sulfaticallidus PM70-1 genome contains the following:
- the purM gene encoding phosphoribosylformylglycinamidine cyclo-ligase, with the protein MDEMTYSKAGVDILEEEKAIKSLAKKIKFVREGFGRPILTGHYAGVVDLGDFGIAITTDGVGSKIIVAEKIRKFDTVGIDCVAMNVNDLIAIGAEPLAFVDYIAIQKPDPEIMEEIAIGLEEGCRIANITLVGGETATLPEIINGFDLAGTAIGWVKKDRIITGESIQDGDLIIGLPSSGIHSNGLTLARKAVESAGYSYFDEFEGKTIGEELLTPTRIYSELVGLWDKYEIHGMAHITGSGLLKLRRLKEMKYVIDNPLPPQKIFRFIQKAGNVSEREMYRTFNMGMGFAVIASEDVAKDIAKELDCRIVGRVEEGNGIFVKDLRID; encoded by the coding sequence ATGGATGAGATGACCTATTCAAAAGCAGGTGTGGACATTCTGGAAGAAGAGAAAGCAATAAAATCTCTTGCGAAGAAGATAAAGTTCGTAAGGGAGGGTTTTGGCAGGCCAATTCTCACGGGGCATTATGCTGGGGTTGTAGACCTCGGCGATTTTGGTATAGCGATAACAACAGATGGAGTGGGCTCAAAAATTATAGTTGCCGAAAAGATAAGGAAGTTCGACACTGTTGGTATAGACTGCGTTGCGATGAATGTCAACGATCTGATTGCGATAGGGGCAGAGCCATTGGCCTTTGTTGACTACATTGCGATCCAGAAACCAGATCCGGAGATAATGGAAGAGATAGCGATTGGGCTGGAGGAGGGTTGCAGGATTGCGAACATAACTCTGGTTGGAGGGGAGACCGCAACCCTGCCAGAGATTATCAATGGCTTTGATCTGGCAGGAACTGCGATAGGATGGGTTAAAAAGGACAGGATCATTACAGGAGAGAGCATTCAGGATGGGGATTTGATCATCGGTCTGCCAAGCAGCGGAATTCACAGCAATGGACTAACCCTCGCGAGGAAGGCAGTAGAAAGTGCTGGATACAGTTATTTCGACGAATTTGAAGGAAAGACAATCGGAGAGGAGCTTTTAACTCCAACGAGAATTTATTCCGAGCTTGTTGGATTGTGGGATAAATATGAAATTCACGGAATGGCTCACATAACAGGTAGCGGGCTGCTGAAGCTCAGAAGGTTGAAGGAGATGAAGTATGTGATAGACAACCCACTCCCTCCTCAGAAAATATTCAGATTCATACAGAAGGCTGGAAATGTTAGCGAGAGGGAGATGTACAGGACCTTCAACATGGGAATGGGCTTTGCCGTGATAGCGAGCGAAGATGTGGCCAAGGATATTGCTAAAGAGCTTGACTGCAGGATCGTTGGGAGAGTTGAAGAAGGGAATGGAATTTTTGTTAAAGACCTGAGAATCGATTGA
- a CDS encoding sensor histidine kinase, giving the protein MKMIKQVLAKTKTIRIKTWIFGLIFLTIILSSMYAFHSYVINEYERFEVNEFHKDVELVMNFLDSQIGYLERLNTDWAYWDDTYYFIENKSKDYIESNLVNETFIEQKLNLIVFINRNKSIVYAKAFDFEKNRVIPVPELSPYLDYLANESSGFLKIDGEVLMFSSKRIIKSDGSGDPRGWLVMGRFVNDSFFRALGMPIGINIYIDRSDHNQTISIQDGKLITYRPIKDVTGKNLFFLVFEKKSNLEERKAEFHEYFSAVFFIGIAFLGIGSAIYHISINERIIRLNRELDELAKKGDISGRVTVDGEDGIAELARNINLVLESVENYQKSIENARDILATSNKILRHDMLNNLTVLRGLFELIEDDRREIGFRAIDRSLNLIDEMRDMEQSVNIDKLQVYDLKDVIESIASGYDIEVNVNCTCKVIADPAIYSVFDNLIRNAIQHGKTDRVDITCRKLNGFCEVRVADYGTGIPDEIKNMIFEEGFKYGEKAGTGLGMYIVKKLMERYGGSVAVEDNKPKGTTFVLKFRCVE; this is encoded by the coding sequence ATGAAAATGATTAAACAGGTATTGGCAAAGACCAAAACAATAAGGATAAAAACCTGGATTTTTGGATTAATCTTTCTTACGATAATATTATCCAGCATGTATGCTTTTCACAGTTATGTAATAAACGAATACGAGAGATTTGAGGTTAATGAGTTCCATAAGGATGTCGAGTTAGTAATGAACTTCTTGGACTCTCAAATAGGGTATCTTGAAAGGCTTAACACTGATTGGGCTTACTGGGATGATACATACTATTTTATTGAAAATAAAAGCAAAGATTATATAGAATCCAATCTCGTAAATGAGACATTTATCGAACAAAAACTCAATTTAATTGTTTTTATAAATCGCAATAAAAGTATAGTCTATGCAAAAGCTTTTGACTTTGAGAAAAATAGGGTGATCCCGGTTCCAGAACTGAGCCCGTATCTCGATTATTTGGCCAATGAGAGTAGTGGCTTCCTCAAAATTGATGGGGAAGTACTCATGTTTTCATCAAAACGAATTATCAAAAGTGATGGGAGTGGAGATCCAAGAGGGTGGCTTGTGATGGGTAGATTCGTTAATGATTCCTTCTTTAGAGCTTTGGGAATGCCCATCGGTATTAATATTTACATTGACAGATCCGATCATAATCAGACTATATCCATTCAGGATGGAAAGCTCATAACATACAGGCCAATCAAGGATGTTACAGGAAAAAACCTCTTCTTTTTGGTTTTTGAGAAGAAATCAAATCTTGAAGAGAGAAAAGCGGAGTTTCACGAGTATTTTAGCGCAGTATTCTTTATTGGAATTGCCTTTCTTGGGATCGGATCGGCGATATATCACATATCCATTAACGAGAGGATAATACGCCTGAACAGAGAACTTGATGAGCTTGCAAAGAAGGGAGATATATCAGGGAGGGTAACAGTTGACGGAGAAGATGGGATCGCAGAGCTTGCAAGGAACATAAATCTCGTTCTTGAGAGTGTAGAGAACTATCAGAAGAGCATCGAGAACGCCAGAGACATTCTGGCAACATCAAACAAAATCCTCAGGCATGATATGCTTAACAACTTAACAGTACTGAGAGGTTTGTTTGAACTGATTGAAGATGATAGAAGAGAGATCGGTTTCAGGGCGATAGACAGATCATTGAATCTTATAGATGAAATGAGAGACATGGAGCAGAGCGTAAACATTGATAAGTTACAGGTATATGACCTGAAGGATGTCATCGAAAGCATCGCATCTGGATACGATATTGAGGTTAATGTAAACTGTACATGTAAGGTAATTGCGGATCCCGCAATTTACTCGGTCTTCGATAATCTGATAAGGAATGCGATACAGCATGGAAAAACTGACAGAGTGGATATCACTTGCAGGAAACTGAACGGTTTCTGTGAGGTTAGAGTTGCCGATTATGGTACTGGAATCCCGGATGAAATAAAAAACATGATCTTCGAAGAAGGGTTCAAGTATGGCGAGAAGGCTGGTACTGGACTCGGTATGTATATTGTCAAAAAACTTATGGAGAGATATGGTGGAAGCGTTGCAGTTGAGGATAACAAACCTAAGGGGACCACTTTCGTTCTGAAGTTCAGGTGTGTGGAGTGA
- the lysA gene encoding diaminopimelate decarboxylase, with protein MFGEDDGMLTVDGVRIDEIVQKTGTPVYVTSYGKLMENLRAYKSAFPNQRLLYAVKANYNLAILKIIQKEGFGADVFSMGELYLALLAGFKPESILFNGNSKSDEEILAGIRAGVKFSVDSLDELYTISDMAIKEGKEVEIAFRVNPDVSPETHPKIATGLKKSKFGIPWEQTVEAYRIAYELPNVIPKGIHCHIGSQILSASPFIEAINRLFDVSAEIQKIGIELEFMDIGGGLGIDYEGTGSLSKEDFSKEILSVFEKRRDEINPELELWLEPGRSIVGDTTVLITRVNSVKRAYKNFVAVDAGFNTLIRPAMYNAYHRVSVANKLNRKNEEVYTIAGPICESGDILAEDRKLPVVEKGDLIAVYDAGAYGFVMSSQYNGRPRCAEVLAKDGEFYIIREREDIADIVGKQKIPELLF; from the coding sequence ATGTTTGGAGAAGATGACGGCATGCTTACAGTTGATGGAGTAAGAATAGATGAGATCGTGCAGAAAACCGGAACGCCAGTGTATGTTACATCCTACGGCAAGCTGATGGAGAACCTCAGGGCGTATAAGTCCGCCTTTCCCAATCAGAGGTTGCTCTATGCTGTTAAAGCCAATTACAATCTGGCCATACTCAAGATAATCCAGAAAGAGGGTTTTGGAGCAGATGTTTTCAGCATGGGGGAGCTGTATCTCGCCCTTTTAGCTGGATTCAAGCCTGAGAGTATTCTGTTCAACGGAAACAGCAAATCTGATGAGGAGATCCTCGCCGGGATAAGGGCTGGGGTTAAGTTCAGTGTTGATAGCCTTGATGAGCTCTACACGATATCCGACATGGCTATTAAGGAAGGCAAGGAGGTTGAGATTGCATTCAGAGTGAATCCCGATGTCTCTCCTGAAACCCATCCAAAGATAGCAACGGGGCTTAAAAAATCGAAATTCGGAATACCCTGGGAGCAGACTGTTGAAGCCTACCGCATAGCCTACGAACTGCCAAATGTGATACCCAAAGGCATACACTGTCATATTGGAAGCCAGATTCTCTCGGCAAGTCCGTTCATTGAGGCAATCAACAGGCTTTTTGATGTCTCTGCCGAGATACAGAAGATCGGGATTGAGCTTGAGTTCATGGATATCGGTGGTGGACTGGGGATAGATTATGAAGGGACGGGCTCTCTCAGCAAAGAGGATTTCTCAAAAGAGATACTGTCTGTCTTTGAAAAGAGGAGGGATGAGATCAATCCAGAACTGGAATTGTGGCTTGAACCGGGAAGAAGCATTGTTGGCGACACAACGGTTCTGATAACGAGGGTTAATTCGGTAAAAAGAGCCTACAAAAACTTCGTGGCTGTGGATGCTGGATTCAACACGCTCATTCGACCAGCGATGTATAACGCGTATCACAGGGTTAGCGTTGCCAACAAACTCAATAGAAAGAACGAGGAGGTCTACACGATAGCCGGGCCGATATGTGAGAGCGGCGACATTCTCGCAGAGGATAGAAAGCTGCCGGTAGTTGAGAAGGGAGATCTGATTGCCGTGTATGACGCAGGGGCTTATGGGTTTGTCATGAGCAGTCAGTACAACGGTAGACCGAGATGTGCGGAAGTGCTCGCCAAGGATGGTGAATTCTACATCATAAGGGAAAGAGAGGATATTGCAGACATAGTTGGAAAGCAGAAGATTCCTGAGCTTCTTTTTTGA
- the queC gene encoding 7-cyano-7-deazaguanine synthase QueC translates to MHAVLIFSGGVDSTTLLYYLISKGYEVHALTFIYGQKHAREVDASKKIAKLLGIKHKVVDITSIHELISRGSLTGGEEVPKDFYTEETQKLTIVPNRNMILLAIAGGYAVKENIREVYYAAHKSDYSIYPDCRKEFVKVMDAALYLANLWTPVELKAPFVDIEKSEIVGLGLKLGVPYELTWSCYEGKERPCLSCGTCLERTEAFLMNNARDPLLTEKEWNEAVKIYEEKKNEV, encoded by the coding sequence ATGCATGCTGTACTGATCTTCAGCGGTGGGGTGGACTCCACAACGCTGCTGTACTATCTGATCAGCAAGGGCTACGAAGTTCACGCACTGACTTTCATCTACGGGCAGAAACATGCGAGAGAGGTTGATGCATCGAAAAAAATAGCAAAACTATTGGGAATTAAGCACAAAGTCGTTGATATCACTTCGATCCATGAACTAATTTCCAGAGGCTCACTAACCGGTGGAGAAGAGGTTCCAAAGGACTTCTATACCGAAGAGACGCAGAAGTTGACAATAGTCCCAAACAGGAACATGATACTGCTCGCAATAGCTGGAGGCTATGCGGTCAAAGAGAACATCAGAGAGGTGTACTATGCCGCACACAAGAGCGACTACAGCATATATCCTGACTGCAGAAAGGAGTTCGTAAAGGTGATGGATGCAGCCTTGTATCTGGCAAACCTCTGGACACCTGTTGAGCTTAAGGCTCCGTTTGTGGACATAGAGAAATCAGAGATCGTTGGCCTCGGTCTGAAGCTCGGTGTGCCCTATGAGCTCACATGGAGTTGCTATGAAGGTAAGGAAAGACCCTGTCTGAGTTGCGGAACATGCCTCGAAAGAACAGAGGCTTTTCTCATGAACAATGCGAGAGATCCTCTGTTAACTGAAAAAGAATGGAATGAAGCTGTAAAAATTTACGAGGAAAAGAAGAATGAAGTTTGA
- a CDS encoding flavodoxin family protein, with the protein MKIDLIYFSWSGRTAKVFSYIEKFLKDRGYDVSKKEIKPLKGRSYAFWLILSFIPNLGVEIEDVRINSDIIFLGSPKWTLNCPPVTEFIKKYDLSGKEIFIVLTYGGFDEERYLESLKQKIMEKGAAVRDTILLKRKIIDSGGFVEVVEPWLKEISRINFEQRFEQY; encoded by the coding sequence ATGAAAATTGATTTAATTTATTTTTCCTGGAGTGGGAGAACTGCTAAGGTCTTCAGCTATATTGAAAAGTTTTTGAAAGATAGGGGCTATGATGTTTCAAAAAAAGAGATAAAGCCCTTGAAGGGCAGGAGCTATGCATTCTGGCTTATCCTGTCTTTTATACCGAATCTCGGGGTTGAGATAGAAGACGTACGCATAAATTCTGACATAATCTTCCTTGGAAGCCCGAAATGGACACTCAACTGCCCCCCAGTTACAGAATTCATTAAAAAATACGATCTTTCTGGGAAGGAGATTTTCATCGTTTTAACTTACGGCGGATTTGATGAAGAGAGGTATCTCGAGAGTCTTAAGCAGAAAATAATGGAAAAGGGGGCAGCTGTTAGAGATACAATCCTTTTAAAGAGGAAAATAATCGATTCCGGAGGTTTTGTAGAAGTTGTTGAACCATGGCTGAAGGAAATCTCCAGAATTAATTTCGAGCAGAGGTTCGAGCAGTATTAA
- a CDS encoding radical SAM/SPASM domain-containing protein: protein MIQIEVTSSCNLRCSYCFRKNNGRDIDLEIIEKIADSDDEFVLYGYGEPLLNKNLEKIVSRLNGKITINTNGTIDAEIPADRIGFSMDSLNRYYLQKMRGVEPEKIERNLKKADGSFIQAVITRDNLDDLSNIVRFAGENGLDVFLTNAVPPNEKIYTKVLYFEPSRKVVDLVLSLNLDEDFIIRALKDCSAGHGDCIELYRKIHDIAGREGYMVNIPYILESVDRINLALNSERRMLELEELARDFGIDLIKPKFFGDANARECPYRDSLFVRSDGKVSSCMILSRSHREFLNNHWRDVPEFIVGDLNSQDIDDVRESLASFESIRANMRNFPWCADCAHVNGCWYIAHNEDCYTNHPSCGECLYSSGIAKCLF from the coding sequence ATGATCCAGATTGAAGTTACAAGCTCATGCAATCTCAGATGCTCATACTGCTTCAGGAAAAATAATGGTAGAGATATTGATCTCGAGATAATCGAGAAAATAGCCGATAGCGATGATGAGTTCGTTCTCTATGGCTATGGAGAGCCCTTGCTGAATAAGAATCTTGAAAAGATCGTGAGCAGGCTGAATGGTAAGATAACGATAAACACGAATGGCACGATAGACGCTGAAATCCCGGCAGACAGGATAGGATTCTCAATGGACTCGCTGAACAGGTATTATCTGCAGAAGATGAGAGGAGTTGAGCCAGAGAAAATAGAGAGAAATCTGAAAAAAGCTGATGGTAGCTTCATACAGGCCGTAATCACGAGGGATAACCTCGATGACCTCAGCAACATTGTCAGGTTTGCTGGAGAAAACGGTCTGGATGTTTTTCTGACAAATGCTGTGCCACCGAATGAGAAGATTTATACCAAAGTGCTTTACTTCGAGCCAAGCAGGAAGGTTGTGGATCTCGTCCTAAGCCTGAATCTGGATGAAGATTTCATAATAAGAGCTCTTAAGGACTGCTCTGCTGGACATGGAGATTGCATCGAGCTCTACAGAAAGATTCATGATATTGCTGGCAGAGAGGGATACATGGTAAACATTCCGTACATCCTCGAATCCGTTGACAGGATTAACTTGGCTCTGAACTCAGAGAGAAGGATGCTTGAGCTTGAAGAGTTGGCGAGGGATTTTGGCATAGATCTAATCAAGCCAAAATTCTTTGGGGATGCAAATGCTAGAGAGTGTCCGTACAGAGATTCTCTTTTTGTTAGATCTGATGGAAAAGTTTCAAGCTGCATGATTCTATCGAGAAGTCATAGGGAATTTCTGAACAACCACTGGAGGGATGTTCCGGAATTTATTGTTGGAGATCTGAACTCCCAGGACATTGATGATGTCAGAGAGAGTCTGGCAAGCTTTGAAAGTATAAGAGCGAATATGAGGAACTTTCCATGGTGTGCAGACTGTGCACATGTCAACGGATGCTGGTATATTGCTCACAACGAGGACTGCTACACAAACCACCCGTCATGCGGGGAGTGTCTGTATAGTTCGGGAATAGCAAAGTGCCTTTTTTAA
- a CDS encoding (Fe-S)-binding protein yields the protein MVKINPEYFEVVKEFGAESSLKCYQCGTCTGICPVSTTDQNFPRRFVLYSQLGIEEKLLDAPEAWLCLSCKLCTEFCPRDAQPSEVMLAIKRMAVESGNTPPYIRDFFTNIHKQKNPWGLGKFKREDWVKKADAEVPKVKDNPEFEWLWFVGCAHSFDNRNIEVTKKLARILNDIGVNFAILGREEGCCGNDVRRAGEEGLFELLMDENAKTFDKYGVERLFTHSPHCFNAFKNEYEGYEVKLILEIIYDAIKSGKLELKKPINKKVTYHDSCFLGRYNKIYDLPREILQMIPGVELVEMKSNREMSLCCGGGAGNIVGDYEGEIQPARVRAIEAAESGAEILAVACPFCLLMLEDGVKMEKVDDRVTVKDIIELIYESAYE from the coding sequence ATGGTTAAAATAAATCCAGAGTATTTTGAGGTAGTGAAAGAGTTTGGAGCAGAGAGTTCCCTGAAGTGCTACCAGTGCGGGACCTGCACAGGAATCTGCCCGGTATCAACAACCGATCAGAACTTTCCCAGAAGGTTTGTGCTCTACAGCCAGCTTGGCATTGAGGAAAAGCTTCTTGATGCTCCTGAAGCATGGCTCTGTTTGTCATGCAAGCTCTGCACAGAGTTCTGCCCAAGGGATGCGCAGCCGAGCGAGGTTATGCTCGCCATCAAGAGAATGGCCGTTGAGAGCGGCAATACTCCACCATACATCAGGGACTTCTTCACGAACATACACAAGCAGAAAAACCCATGGGGCCTGGGTAAGTTCAAGAGGGAAGACTGGGTTAAGAAAGCTGATGCTGAGGTTCCAAAGGTCAAGGACAATCCGGAATTCGAATGGCTGTGGTTCGTTGGATGTGCCCACAGCTTTGACAACAGAAACATCGAGGTTACAAAGAAGCTCGCGAGAATTCTCAACGATATTGGTGTGAACTTCGCGATACTCGGAAGGGAAGAGGGATGCTGCGGAAACGATGTCAGAAGAGCTGGAGAGGAGGGGCTTTTTGAGCTGCTGATGGACGAGAATGCTAAAACTTTCGACAAGTACGGAGTGGAAAGGCTGTTCACTCACTCCCCGCACTGCTTTAACGCTTTTAAGAATGAGTACGAGGGGTATGAAGTCAAGCTGATTCTTGAAATAATTTATGATGCGATAAAAAGTGGAAAGCTTGAACTCAAAAAGCCAATAAACAAGAAGGTAACCTACCACGACTCCTGCTTCCTCGGCAGATACAACAAGATATACGACCTCCCTAGAGAGATCCTGCAGATGATTCCGGGTGTCGAGCTTGTGGAGATGAAGAGCAACAGGGAGATGTCTCTCTGCTGTGGTGGAGGTGCTGGAAACATAGTTGGAGACTACGAAGGGGAGATCCAGCCAGCGAGAGTTAGAGCAATTGAAGCTGCCGAATCTGGTGCAGAAATTCTCGCAGTAGCCTGTCCGTTCTGCCTGCTGATGTTAGAGGATGGAGTCAAGATGGAGAAGGTGGATGACAGAGTAACTGTCAAGGATATAATCGAGCTTATTTACGAGTCAGCATACGAGTGA
- a CDS encoding TIGR00725 family protein — protein MKQIGVIGASRCDAEIYEIAYEVGRLIARRGYILINGGLGGVMEASAKGAMDEGGLVIGVIPYSDKNLANEYCTAVIATNMGHARNMIIVHSSDALIAVDGGYGTVSEMAIALKEGKRVVAIKPKVILDGLLVAENAEQAVDMISD, from the coding sequence ATGAAGCAGATTGGAGTTATAGGGGCTTCGAGATGCGATGCTGAGATTTATGAGATAGCTTATGAAGTTGGAAGGCTGATCGCAAGGAGGGGATACATTCTGATAAACGGTGGGCTTGGTGGGGTTATGGAGGCAAGTGCAAAGGGTGCGATGGATGAAGGTGGGTTGGTCATAGGTGTGATTCCCTATTCAGACAAGAATTTGGCGAATGAGTACTGCACGGCAGTTATAGCAACCAACATGGGACATGCGAGGAATATGATCATTGTGCACTCGAGCGATGCTTTAATCGCTGTGGATGGTGGTTATGGGACTGTTTCTGAGATGGCAATCGCCTTAAAGGAGGGAAAGAGGGTTGTGGCGATAAAACCGAAGGTAATTCTAGATGGGCTTTTGGTTGCGGAGAATGCTGAGCAGGCTGTGGATATGATTTCTGATTGA
- the serS gene encoding serine--tRNA ligase has translation MWSILKSLRENPKILIDSQKKRDGDLEIVERAIELDKKWREMRYQLDKLRHERNKISREMKNLKGREREKAMKKAKEIASMVKSKEKELKELENELNEVLLSIPNILHDSVPIGRDDSENVAIKYWGKPKVPKVFEEEFRRQHGCEYEVIEKPPVPHADAVEVFGLADIERAGKVSGSRFYYLLDDLIWLDFALITYALDYLSKKGFKIVSPPYMMKRRAYEGVTTFDDFEEVIYKVEDEDLYLIATSEHPIAAMHMDEVLEEKELPLLYAGVSPCFRKEAGAHGKDTKGIFRVHQFNKVEQFIFCLPEQSWDWHEKLLENVEDLWQGLEIPYRIVNICTGDIGIVAAKKYDLEVWMPSQGKYREMVSCSNCTDWQSYRLNIRFAEERGKPTKGFVHTLNSTAIATTRAITAIIENFQEEDGRIRIPKVLRKYLENIDSAPKDYIVPKMKKAE, from the coding sequence ATGTGGAGCATCCTTAAATCTCTGAGGGAAAATCCCAAAATACTGATCGATTCTCAGAAAAAGAGAGACGGTGATCTTGAGATAGTGGAGAGAGCAATCGAACTCGATAAAAAGTGGAGGGAAATGAGATATCAGCTTGACAAGCTGAGACACGAGAGAAACAAGATCTCAAGGGAGATGAAAAATCTGAAGGGAAGGGAAAGAGAGAAAGCGATGAAGAAAGCGAAAGAAATAGCAAGTATGGTCAAGAGCAAGGAAAAAGAGCTTAAAGAGCTTGAAAATGAGCTGAATGAAGTTTTGCTTTCGATTCCAAACATCCTTCATGATTCTGTTCCCATCGGTAGGGATGACAGCGAGAATGTCGCGATAAAGTACTGGGGTAAGCCCAAGGTGCCGAAGGTATTTGAGGAGGAGTTTAGAAGGCAACATGGTTGTGAATACGAGGTCATAGAAAAACCGCCCGTGCCTCATGCCGATGCGGTTGAGGTCTTCGGGTTGGCTGATATCGAAAGAGCAGGGAAAGTTTCCGGTTCGAGGTTTTATTATCTGCTTGATGATTTGATATGGCTTGATTTTGCCCTGATAACCTATGCTTTAGATTATCTATCCAAAAAAGGTTTCAAGATAGTTTCTCCACCCTATATGATGAAGAGGAGGGCGTATGAAGGAGTTACAACTTTTGATGATTTTGAGGAGGTAATCTACAAGGTTGAGGATGAGGATCTCTATCTTATAGCAACCTCAGAACACCCCATAGCCGCGATGCACATGGATGAGGTGCTGGAGGAGAAGGAGTTGCCCCTGCTGTATGCTGGCGTTAGCCCGTGCTTCAGGAAGGAAGCTGGGGCACACGGGAAAGATACGAAGGGCATCTTTAGAGTCCATCAGTTCAACAAGGTTGAGCAGTTTATCTTCTGCCTGCCTGAGCAGTCATGGGACTGGCACGAAAAACTGCTGGAGAATGTTGAGGATCTCTGGCAGGGACTTGAGATACCGTATCGTATAGTAAACATATGCACTGGAGATATCGGGATAGTTGCAGCCAAGAAGTACGATCTTGAGGTCTGGATGCCGTCCCAGGGGAAGTACAGGGAGATGGTTTCATGCTCGAACTGCACTGACTGGCAGAGCTACAGGCTAAACATAAGGTTTGCAGAGGAGAGGGGCAAGCCGACCAAGGGCTTCGTGCATACGCTGAACTCCACAGCAATAGCAACCACGAGAGCTATAACCGCAATTATAGAGAATTTTCAGGAAGAGGATGGCAGGATAAGGATCCCGAAAGTTCTGAGGAAGTATCTTGAGAATATAGACTCTGCACCCAAGGACTATATCGTTCCGAAAATGAAAAAAGCTGAATAG
- a CDS encoding ornithine cyclodeaminase: protein MENVKELEFEGHLIDSMIFPKVLDTILDLDGEFEILEFRIGKKKTDTSYARIMVMGKDPGHLQRILQELHKLGAKIPDAEEVEVAPAPDDKVLPENFYVTTNHPTYINYRGKWLEVEDISMDRLIAVRNGRAECVAIDEVKKGDLIVVGEKGVRVIPPERPRQYSHFQFMGGTVSSERPNEELVEAVAREILAIKSNGGKIAVVAGPAVDHTGARDALAGMIRDGYIDLLLSGNALAVHDIEISLFGTSLGMNLETGKPVPGGNRHHLRTISKIISLGGIRKAVESGVLKDGIMYECIKNNVPFILAGSIRDDGPLPEVITDVIVAKKEIKKALRGINMVLMLSTMLHSIAVGNLLPSTVKTICVDINPATVTKLIDRGTAQAIGIVTDVGLFVPLLYEKLRSLRE, encoded by the coding sequence TTGGAGAATGTAAAGGAATTGGAGTTTGAGGGTCACCTGATAGATTCTATGATATTTCCCAAGGTTCTCGATACGATACTCGATCTTGACGGAGAGTTCGAGATACTGGAGTTCAGAATAGGAAAGAAAAAGACGGATACTAGCTATGCAAGGATAATGGTTATGGGAAAAGACCCTGGGCATTTGCAGAGGATACTTCAAGAGTTGCACAAGCTGGGAGCGAAAATCCCTGATGCTGAGGAGGTGGAAGTGGCTCCCGCCCCGGATGATAAAGTCCTACCAGAGAACTTCTATGTCACAACAAACCATCCAACATATATTAACTACAGGGGTAAGTGGCTGGAGGTAGAGGACATCAGCATGGACAGGCTGATAGCGGTGAGGAATGGCCGAGCTGAATGCGTTGCGATAGATGAGGTGAAGAAGGGCGATTTAATAGTGGTTGGTGAGAAAGGTGTTAGGGTAATCCCACCAGAGAGGCCGAGGCAGTACTCTCATTTTCAGTTCATGGGTGGAACTGTCAGCAGTGAAAGGCCGAATGAGGAACTCGTTGAAGCTGTTGCCAGAGAGATCCTCGCAATAAAGAGCAATGGCGGTAAGATTGCCGTTGTTGCTGGCCCTGCAGTAGATCATACCGGGGCGAGAGATGCTCTGGCTGGGATGATAAGGGATGGCTACATAGATCTGCTTCTGTCGGGCAACGCGTTGGCTGTCCACGACATCGAGATCTCGCTCTTCGGCACATCACTCGGCATGAACCTCGAAACCGGTAAGCCGGTGCCGGGGGGGAACAGACACCATCTGAGAACGATAAGCAAGATAATATCTCTTGGAGGGATCAGGAAGGCTGTTGAGAGCGGAGTTCTGAAGGATGGAATAATGTATGAGTGCATAAAGAATAATGTGCCTTTCATTCTGGCTGGATCGATAAGAGATGATGGACCTTTGCCAGAGGTTATAACCGATGTTATCGTTGCGAAGAAGGAGATAAAGAAGGCTCTGAGAGGCATAAACATGGTATTGATGCTCTCAACGATGCTTCACAGCATAGCGGTTGGGAATTTGCTGCCCTCAACTGTAAAAACAATATGTGTGGATATAAATCCAGCAACCGTTACAAAGCTCATAGACCGAGGGACAGCTCAGGCGATAGGTATTGTCACCGATGTAGGGTTATTTGTGCCTTTGCTGTATGAGAAGCTGAGGAGTTTGAGAGAGTGA